Part of the Shewanella eurypsychrophilus genome is shown below.
CCCTGCTTTAGCGATTATCAACATTTAGATGGGCTATTCCCTAATGCTAAATTTATCTATTTAACCAGAGATATGGATAAGTGGCTGCCTTCGATGACAATGTTACTTGAAAAAATGGCCCCCCACCTAGAGCCAGAAACAGGACGATTCCATCCTATTTTAAAGCGCAGTTTTCATCATACATTCTCCTCTGTACTTCCCTTAACCCACAGCACATTAATTGACTGCTATGCACGACACCAACGAGAAGTTTTGTCATATTTTAAGCATCGAGATAACTTGTTATCAATTGATGTTAGCGAACAGGGGAGTTTGCAGAAACTGAAACAGTTTTTAGGGATAGAAATAGAGGGAAGCCTAGATTTTCCAAGATTAAATGTAGGACGTAATGTTGCCAGCTGGAAAGACTATAAACACCCGAATAAAATCAACTCCAACTTAGCGGGTATAGAACATAGGAAATACTTTGATTATTGTTTAACTCCAGCCAGAAGCTAAATCACAAAGGTGTCATCTAGCTTCATTCAAAGTCTAAATTAGAATCGATAACTCATGCCAATACTGAAGTTTTGCACTATAAGCTCTTGAATTGGTACATATTGGTATTCCACGTTAAGACCCAGCC
Proteins encoded:
- a CDS encoding sulfotransferase family protein; translation: MSKIFIIGLPRTGTTSISVALLELGLSVAHTAFTKRAFEVADAISDAPCFSDYQHLDGLFPNAKFIYLTRDMDKWLPSMTMLLEKMAPHLEPETGRFHPILKRSFHHTFSSVLPLTHSTLIDCYARHQREVLSYFKHRDNLLSIDVSEQGSLQKLKQFLGIEIEGSLDFPRLNVGRNVASWKDYKHPNKINSNLAGIEHRKYFDYCLTPARS